From the genome of Azospirillum fermentarium:
ATGGCCGGGCGCACGCGGGCAAGCTGTGCCATCACCTCCGCCGTTGACGGCGCGGCGCGGCGCGGCGGCGGGGGCGGCGGCAGGGCCGGTCCGGTGCTGGTCAGAATAAGGCCGCGGGCATCCTCCACCGGCGTTTCCGGCAGGGGCAGCAGGCGCGGGCTGCCGCTGCGGGCCGCGGTCTCCACCGTACCGATGCGGATGGGCAGGGGCCGGCGCGACAGCGCGGGGCCAAGGGCGACGAAATGCCCGCGCTCCAGATCGCGGAAGCTTTCCGCCTGCCGCCGCTCCATGCCCAGGAGGTCGGCGGCGCGCGCCATGTCGATGTCGAGGAAGGTGCGGCCCATCAGGAAGTTGGAGGCTTCCGCCGCCACGTTCTTGGCCAGCTTGGCCAGACGCTGGGTGGCGATGACGCCGGCCAGCCCGCGCTTGCGCCCGCGGCACATCAGGTTGGTCATGGCGCCCAGGGACAGCTTGCGCGCCTCGTCCGACACCTCCCCGGCAGCGGCGGGGGCGAAGAGCTGCGCCTCGTCCACCACCACCAGCACGGGATACCAGTAATCGCGGTCGGCGTCGAACAGCCCGCCCAGGAAGGCGGCCGCCGCGCGCATCTGCGCCTCGGTATCCAGACCCTCCAGATTGAGGACGACGGACACGCGGTGCTGCCGCACCCGCCCGGCGATGCCCTGCAGCGCCCCTTCGGTGTGATCGGCGGCGTCCACCACCACATGGCCGAAACGGTCGGCCAGCGTGACGAAATCCCCCTCGGGATCGACGATGATCTGCTGCACCCAGGCCGCCGACTGTTCCACCAGCCGGCGCAGCAGGTGCGATTTGCCCGACCCGGAATTGCCCTGCACCAGCAGGCGCGTCGCCAGCAACTCTTCCAGATCCAGCGCCGCGGGCGTGCCGCCCGTGGTCGTCCCCATCTCGATCGCCAGCTTCATGCCCGTCCCAACAAACCGTCCTGCCCGGAAAGCCGGCCTCTATACAGCAAAACCGCCGCCCGTGGGGAGCGGCGGTTTCGCAACAGTCCGGCGGGAAACGGTTACTCCGCCGCCACCGCTTGGGCTTCCATCATCGACCCGGTGTTCTGGTAGCGGACGTGCCAGGAGAACGCCTCTTCCAGCAGGTGCGGCGTGTGCCCGCCCCGCTTCAGGGCGCGGCGGAAATAGTCGTCGGCCATGGCGCGGTAGGTGGGGTGGACGCAGTTGCGGATGATGATCTCCGCCCGTTCCCGCGGGGCCAGGCCACGCAGGTCGGCCAGCCCCACCTCGGTCACCAGAACGTCCACGTCGTGCTCGTTGTGGTCCACGTGGCTGACCATGGGCACGATGGACGAGATGGCCCCGCCCTTGGCCAGCGACTTGGTGACGAACACCGCCAGATAGGCGTTGCGGGCGAAGTCACCCGACCCGCCGATGCCGTTCATCATCTGGGTGCCGTTGACGTGGGTGGAGTTGACGTTGCCGTAGATGTCGCACTCCAGCGCCGTGTTGATGCCGATGACGCCCAGGCGGCGGATGACCTCCGGGTGGTTGGAGATCTCCTGCGGGCGCAGCAGCAGCCGGCCCTTGTAGCTGCCGATCCTGGGCAGCACCTCGGCATACTTGTCGGCGCTCAGCGTGATCGACGAGCCGGACGCGAAGGTCAGCTTGCCGGCGTCGAACAGGTCAAAGGTGCTGTCCTGCAACACCTCGCTGTACATGGTCAGGTCGTGGAACGGCCCCTCGATCAGGCCGTGCAGCACGGCGTTGGCGATGGTGCCGATGCCGGCCTGCAGCGGGTTCAGGCTGCGCGACAGCCGGCCCTTGCGCACCTCGCTCTCGAAGAACTCGATCAGGTGGCCGGCGATGGCCTTGGTCTCGTCGTCGGGGGGCAGGATGTTGGCCGAGCTGTCCGCCTTGCGCGTCACCACGATGGCGGCGATCTTCGACGGGTCGATGGGGATATAGGGCAGGCCGGCGCGGCTTTCCGGCGTCACCACCGGGATCGGCTCGCGGAACGGACGGCGGGTGGGGATGTAGACGTCGTGCAGCCCCTCCAGCTCCAAGGGCTGGGTCAGGTTCAGCTCGATGATGACCTTTTCCGCCAGGATGGCGAAGGTGGCGGTGTTGCCGATGGAGGTGGTGGGGATGATGCCGCCGTTCTCGGTGATGGCGCAGGCCTCCACCACGGCGATGTCCACCGGCCCCATCTGGCGCGAGCGCAGCAGTTCGACGGTTTCCGACAGGTGCTGATCGACGAACATCACCTCGCCGCGGTTGATGGCGCGGCGCAGGACGGGATCGGCCTGGAACGGCAGGCGGCGGGCAAGCACGCCGGCTTCCGTCAGGATCTTGTCCACGTCGTTGCCCAGCGAGGCGCCGGTCATCAGCGTGATCTTCAGATTGTCGGTAGCGGCCCGCTCGGCCAGCGCCAGAGGCACGGCCTTGGCGTCACCGGCGCGGGTAAAGCCGCTCATGCCCACAGTCATGCCGTCCTTGATCAGCATGGCCGCTTCTTCCGGGGAAACCACCTTTCCCCAGAGCGACTTCAAACGGATTCGATCCTGATACATCAAGCGTCCCTACGGTTTCTTGGCAATTCTTGGGCAGTGCCAGGGGAGCGTTTCCGTTTATCTTTTCTTTCTTCATGCGTACGGCGAAATGATGTGTCCCCACAACAGACAGAATGGAATATCAGCGTCCTCTTACCCGCATACCGGTCCGTATGGTATCAAGCCCTTTCCGCTTGGCTCAGAATCCAGCGGCGGAACGCGGCCAGCGGCGGGTATTGCCCCCGCGCCGGGGGATGGACGAGGTAGTACGAGCGCGCGCTGCGGTAGGGGGGAACCACCATGGGCACCAGGGTGCCCGCCTGCAACTCCGCCTGGATCAGCAGCGTGGGCAGCAGCGCCACCCCCAGCCCGGCGATGGCCGCCTGGGCGGTGATGGCGAACTGTTCGAAATGCATGCCGGTGCCGGCGTGGCGCCCGATGCCGTGGGCGGTGAACCATTCCATCCACGCATAGGCACGGCTGGTGGTGTGGAGCAGCGGCAATGCGGCGATGTCCGCCGGCCCCGCCACCGCATGAGCCGCATGGAAGGCGGGGGAGGCCACGGGCAGCACATCCTCCCCCATCAACCGGTCGCAGACGGCACCGGGCCAGTCGGGATCGCCGAAATGGATGGCGGCGTCGATCTCCGCCCCCCGAAAATCGAAGGGTTCCAGACGGGTGATGACGTGCAGGATCACCTCCGGGTTCCTGGCCTGAAAATCGGGCAGCCGCGGCAC
Proteins encoded in this window:
- a CDS encoding ATP-binding protein, which codes for MKLAIEMGTTTGGTPAALDLEELLATRLLVQGNSGSGKSHLLRRLVEQSAAWVQQIIVDPEGDFVTLADRFGHVVVDAADHTEGALQGIAGRVRQHRVSVVLNLEGLDTEAQMRAAAAFLGGLFDADRDYWYPVLVVVDEAQLFAPAAAGEVSDEARKLSLGAMTNLMCRGRKRGLAGVIATQRLAKLAKNVAAEASNFLMGRTFLDIDMARAADLLGMERRQAESFRDLERGHFVALGPALSRRPLPIRIGTVETAARSGSPRLLPLPETPVEDARGLILTSTGPALPPPPPPRRAAPSTAEVMAQLARVRPAILLASETAAAADGDAADAVPAEPPPDPGPQIDAVMEEVLADPDAAFRSVAVLYQDFLVRCRIRRVAGPPLDLPAFRRRLAAARAGVDDAATAQVPDWEQVQAIASGLSEDIQGVYLMIARAALNGDPCPSDHEVARACGSRSAGRARRLLTYMEQRGHIVCRADRGGRRSIALPGLAWETAFGDPNAVPAAEMDGAAAG
- a CDS encoding acetyl-CoA hydrolase/transferase family protein, whose translation is MYQDRIRLKSLWGKVVSPEEAAMLIKDGMTVGMSGFTRAGDAKAVPLALAERAATDNLKITLMTGASLGNDVDKILTEAGVLARRLPFQADPVLRRAINRGEVMFVDQHLSETVELLRSRQMGPVDIAVVEACAITENGGIIPTTSIGNTATFAILAEKVIIELNLTQPLELEGLHDVYIPTRRPFREPIPVVTPESRAGLPYIPIDPSKIAAIVVTRKADSSANILPPDDETKAIAGHLIEFFESEVRKGRLSRSLNPLQAGIGTIANAVLHGLIEGPFHDLTMYSEVLQDSTFDLFDAGKLTFASGSSITLSADKYAEVLPRIGSYKGRLLLRPQEISNHPEVIRRLGVIGINTALECDIYGNVNSTHVNGTQMMNGIGGSGDFARNAYLAVFVTKSLAKGGAISSIVPMVSHVDHNEHDVDVLVTEVGLADLRGLAPRERAEIIIRNCVHPTYRAMADDYFRRALKRGGHTPHLLEEAFSWHVRYQNTGSMMEAQAVAAE
- a CDS encoding LysR substrate-binding domain-containing protein, which encodes MPPPRRHLPSMSALTAFDAAARTGSFTAAGQELGLTQGAVSRQIKALEDLLGCPLFVREGQRVALTPAGQDYAESVADALRRIGAASLRVIAAPKGGVLALAVLPTFGTRWLVPRLPDFQARNPEVILHVITRLEPFDFRGAEIDAAIHFGDPDWPGAVCDRLMGEDVLPVASPAFHAAHAVAGPADIAALPLLHTTSRAYAWMEWFTAHGIGRHAGTGMHFEQFAITAQAAIAGLGVALLPTLLIQAELQAGTLVPMVVPPYRSARSYYLVHPPARGQYPPLAAFRRWILSQAERA